The genomic region TTTCCAACTGAAATGAAATATGACTACCGAGATTGCATTGTACATCCAGAATAGGCCTAAGAAGACATGATCCCAAGCGGATACTTGGCATGTCCCCCCTCTTCCAGGTCCATCACAAGGGAAACGAAAACCAAGATTTGCTTTATCCGGTATCAAACGAGAGCTACGAGCAAATAGAACACCTTTCAGGAGTATCAATACTGTTACATGAATCGTAAATGCATGAATGTGATGTACCAAAAAATCTGCGGTTCCTAATGGAATAGGTAATAAAGCAACCTTGCCACCTACTGCCACTAAATCACCACCTCCCCAAGTCAAACTGGTGCTTGCTGTTGCACCAGGGGCGGTTGCAGCAGGCGCCAAAGCATGGGTGTTTTGTATCCATTGAGCAAAGACGGGTTGTAATTGTATAGCGGTATCAGAAAACATATCTTGGGGTCGCCCTAAAGCGCTCATGGTATCATTATGAATATACAAACCAAAACTGTGAAAGCCTAGAAATATACATACCCAGTTGAGATGTGATATGATTGCATCACGATGCCTAAGGACACGATCTAATAGATCGTTGTATCGAGTAGTTGGATCATAATCTCTTACCATAAAAATAGCTGCATGCGCGGCAGCACCAACTATGAGAAACCCGCCAATCCACATGTGATGTGTGAACAATGACAGTTGTGTACCATAGTCAGTAGCTAGATATGGATAAGGGGGCATGGAATACATATGGTGAGCTACAATAATGGTTAAAGAGCCTAACATAGCTAGGTTAAGAGATAATTGAGCATGCCATGACGTTGTTAGGATCTCGTATAGGCCTTTATGGCCCTGGCCTGTAAATGGACCTTTATGAGCCTCTAAAATATCTTTTATGCCATGACCAATGCCCCAGTTGGTCCTATACATGTGACCTGCTATCAAGAAAAGAATTGCAATAGCTAAATGATGATGAGCAATATCAGTCAGCCATAGACCCCCAGTTACTGGATCTAATCCGCCACGAAAAGTAAGAAATTCCGCATATTTTGACCAATTCAAGGTAAAAAATGGGGTTGCTCCCTCGGCAAAACTGGGATAAAGTTGAGCCAAAAGATCCCGATTCAAGATAAATTCATGAGGAAGTGGGATCTCTTTAGGATCTACTCCAGCGTTTAGAAATTGGTTAATTGGTAAAGATACATGTACTTGATGCCCCGCCCAAGAAAGAGACCCAAGTCCTAGTAGCCCTGCTAAATGGTGATTCAACATAGATTCTACATCTTGGAACCAGGCCAATTTTGGAGCAGCTTTGTGATAATGGAACCAACCAGCAAAAAGCATTAAGGCTGCAAAGACTAATGCACCAATTGCGGTACAATAGAGTTGTAATTCACTAGTTATTCCCGATGCTCGCCAAATCTGAAAAAAACCAGAGGTTATTTGTATTCCTCGGAAACCCCCGCCCACATCGCCATTCAATATTTCTTGGCCCACTATTGGCCAAACCACCTGGGCACTAGGTCCAATGTGAGTAGGGTCACTTAGCCATGCTTCATAATTGGAAAAACGAGCACCATGGAAATACATGCCACTCAGCCAAAGAAAGATAATGGAAAGTTGGCCAAAATGAGCACTAAATACTTTTCGAGAGATCTCCTCCAAATCATTGGTATGGCTATCGAAATCGTGAGCATCAGCATGTAGGTTCCAGATCCAAGTGGTAGTATCAGGGCCCTTAGCTATTGTTCTTGAGAAATGACCCGGTTTGGCCCATTCCTCGAAAGAAGTTTTTATGGGATCCCTATCTACCAAAATTTTGACTTCTGGTTCCGGCGAACGAATAATCATTGAGTCCTCCTCTTTCCGGACAACACATACAAAGAAACCCGCCAATAGTCAAGTAATTAATGAATCTATGGGAGATGTTTCGAATTAGTTTCTTTTTCTTTCTTCTATCTCCCATCTATTTTATTTAGTTATTCACTAGAGCAATTATGACCTGGAAGTCGATCCGGGGCAAGTGTTCGGATCTATTATGACATAGCCATGAGGCGCGCAACGGACCTTTTTAATCTTCTACAACCTTTTCCGGGCTTAAAATTGATGCAAAAAACATTTTTTGTGCAACCTAGTGTAAGTGTATTTATTAATATCTCAATTCAAAGTTTCTAGACGTCGCTACTTTATGTCTTACATTAGAGAGAACATGTATATATTAATTATTTATATTAATTATTATATTAATTATTATTTTAATTATTTCTATTAATTAATTATTATTCTATATTCTATTCTAAATTCCATGAACAGGTATTGGTCATTTCATTACTAATGAAATATTCCAGTATCTATATTTAATTATTCGGAAGTTCGTTTTAATAGCAGAAAAAGAAATATATATTCTCTACTTTATCTGCGTATCCTTTATACCCGCGAAATACCAAACGAAATAGAAAATGATCTTAGAAAGGATATAATGAAATTCTTGGATTGTTTTTACCAGATAAATGATCCTTTTTATTTGACTGATGAAGCTAACAAACAATTCAATATAAAAAAAATAGAATTCGAAAATAATAAATAAAAAAAGAGTGCTCTTATTCGAAACGTCTCGTGATCTTCAACCAATTCTGCGCTTCAATATAATTACCAGGAGTAAGCGCTATAGCTTGTTTCCAATACTCAGCGGCTTGATCGAACCAAGCCTCCGCAATTTCAGAATCCCCCTGTCGAATGGCCTGCTCTCCCCGGTCGGAATAGGTGGGTCAATTCCTTCCCTTAGAACCGTACTTGAGAGTTTCCTACCTCATACGGCTCATCGTTCAATTCTTGTGGTGTCCCATTTTTTTTTCTCAGGTTAACCAAAAGCAAAAGAGGTTAATTCCATGAGTTTCAAACTTGAATTTTTATTAATAATAAAAAAGAATCCTTTTTTTTTAGTTTTATCTTTTCTCCCACCTTCAGAAGAATAAAGCATAGGCATTTCCACTATTGCTAGAATTTTCTCAAAGGTAACTATCTCGGTTTCATAGAGAAATTGATATAGAATCTTCGAAAAAGTCTTTTCTTCATAATAAAGAAAAGACTTACTATCTTTGGGATCTGATGCTACACCGCTGCTCAATACCTTAGGGGATCGACTTTATTACATAAATGGATTCCTAACTTTTATCTTCTATCATGACATAAGTAAGTAAGCAGTTCTTATTGTATCGGCCCAAAACCTCACTAATTGATCTTTACGGTGCTTTCTCTATCAATTAGATCCTTTATCCATAGAATAAAGTATCTAGGCATATCTATTTCTTCATATTTTGACTTCTATGAAGTTCCTTTCTTTTCTTTGCTACAGCTGATAAAAATCGTTTTTTGGACGATGCATATGTAGAAAGCCTATTTTTTCTAGTAATTTTTTCTAGTATTTACTAGCGGATTCGCTCTTTTCTCTTTCCTTTTTTCTTTCTATAGTGGAGATAGTCGCACGTAATGACAGATCACAGCCATATTATTAAAAGCTTGTGGTAAAAACGGGTTTCGTTCTAGTGCCCGAAAATAATATTCCAAAGCTTTCGTATGTTCTCCGTTACTTGTATGGATAAGGCCTATGTTATAGAGTATATAGCTTCGATCATAGGGATCAATTTCTAGTCGCATAGCTTCATAATAATTCTGTAAAGCTTCCGCATAATTTCCTTCGGATTGAGCCGACATCCGTTACGGTCGTTGTTCGATTCAAAGAATCTCCGTTCCAGAACCGTACGTGAGATTTTCACCTCATACGGCTCCTCCCTTATGTGCATAATGAGAATAATACATGGGATCAAAAAAGATTGAAATATTCTCATTATTGACTGAGCGGGGCTAGTGTTTTTACAAGAAATCTCTAGCCAACCTTCCTGCAAAAGATCTTTTTTACCATCAAATGGGTTGATACTAGATAAAAAAATGGTAACTTCAACAATTTCTTTGTCCCCCACGCCCCTTAAATTCCAGGAATTCGTCACTTCAACAGTCTTCGATGGTTATACGGGTATCCAAAATACAAACGAGATGGATGTTTGTTGGCCCAACCATTCTTCTTAGTTCCGGTCTCGATAAGGAAGGAGTATAATTGTTAACATAACAAAGTTTTCGTGTTGTTGATTTCTAGACGTAGTGCTTCTTCTCCTATGCCGCCTATGGGTACTAATGGATTAGGGTTGACCCCACCATACATAACCCGTAGGTGTAACCTTTCGCTCAATACTAGAATCGACAATTGAAGCATCTGAGGCTGCATTAATCGGGGATACACGACAGAAGGAATTGTTTTTTTTTACAAACTTCACCTTCAAAAAGCGTAGATTTTTTGCAATAACCTTTTTTTCTTTCTATCCCGAATCATGTGTCTTTCTTCTAAGACTGAAAGAAAAGCGGTAAATAAAATAGAAAAAGATACTTAAAAAAAAAAAAAGAATAATCAAATCGCACCATCTCTGTAATAGGTAAATGCCTCTTTTTCTCCTGAAGTTGTCGGAATTATTCGTAATAAGATATTGGCTACAATTGAAAAGGTCTTATCAATAAAATTTCCATTTATCCTCGATCTAGGCATAGATAGCAATCCATTCTATAATTCTTTTCATTACCTCTCGTGAGAAAATGATCCCACAAACAACGGAATTGTATAGTACGAAATAACATAAAAACAGACTCATTAAAAAAAAACTCATAAAAAAAAGATATGACCTTCTACTCAAATTCTTTCTTTTTGATAGGAATCAATAATAAGAAATATTGAAATCCGATTGGATTTCATCCAAATAAAATATTCGATTTCATACAAATCGAGTAGTATATTAATGAATAAGGGGAGCTATTCCGATTCCATCGAAATGGAAGAATCAAAGAATTTGTCCTACAGATTAAGATAATTCGAGAAGTTTTGATTGAATTATGATCAAAAGAGGAAAAAGAATCGAATAATCATTCTATGATGAAAATAGAATAAACGCCCATTTTGTGTTGTGTGCATACCAGATATACACTATCCAATAAAAAAAAAATTCATGGGATGATTTATGAATTTTTAATCAATCTCCGAGGTAAGGGGTTGAGAGATCTAAAACTCGAAAGGAATTTTTGAATTCAATTCTTATGGAAATGGAATCCTAGTCTAAATAGAATCATGATCGAAAAGTATCCATTAATCATAGTCGAAAAAAAAATAGATAGACCGATCAGTTGATTCCTTACAATTCATCGATTGAATTCCTTTAAAAATATCATATTTTCACAAAAAAGATTATTTTTATCTACCGGGAAGGTTTTTGATGAAAAGTTTTTTTTTCGTTTTCTAGTTTTCTAATTGATTGTCCGCAACTATCTAAGAATCGAGTATGAATGACTCGCTATTCATTCGGTTGCTGGGACATAATCATTATGTAGGAGAGATGGCCGAGTGGTTCAAGGCGTAGCATTGGAACTGCTATGTAGGCTTTTGTTTACCGAGGGTTCGAATCCCTCTCTTTCCGTACCTTAAACTAATTTACCAATGTTACTAACCACAATGTATCAAATAACAACGCATACCCTGATTCCAAAAGTTAAAACTTTCTTTGATATAGATTCGATATTCCTAATTTCATTTCTATGGTACGTCAAATACTGGAAAGAGCGGATAAGGGATGAAATCTCCCTACTGATTATGATACATTAATGGGAGAAAAATCCCTGGATAATCCCCTTATCTTACGTCCTTTTTTACTTACCCGAAAAGGGTCAAATTGTCCGAACCCTTCTTATTTTAGTTAGGTTTAAGTCTGACGAGAATAATATTCTACGACTAGCAATTCATTTATTTTCAAACCGATCCATTTACTATCGATTATTTGATTGACTAATCCTTTATATTGAAATGGGTGAAGAGTCAAATGTTTTGGCACTTCCTCATGGGGGGATGAATCAAAATAATTTTGAATCATAGCTCTCGATTTTTGATCATCCCTCGCCGTAATAATATCTCGTGGTTTGCAGCGATAACTTGGTATATCTACTATACAGCCATTAACTAAAATATGTCTATGGTTAACTAATTGGCGGGCTTGAGGAATAGTCGAAGCCATACCCAATCGGAAAAGGATGTTATCCAAACGCATTTCAAGTAATTGTAGTAAAACCTGACCTGTTGACCCTTTTGCTTTTCCGGCGATACGAACGTATTTAAGTAATTGTCGTTCTGTAAGACCATAATGAAAACGCAATTTTTGTTTTTCTTCTAAACGAATACGATATTGAGATTTTTTCCCAGAGCGCGATTGGTTTCTAAGATCGCTTCCGGCTCTAGGCCTTTTACTAGTTAGTCCTGGTAAAGCCCCAAGACGGCGTATTTTTTTGAAACGAGGCCCTCGGTAACGCGACATAAAGACTCCTTTATTTTTGAAATTTCATAAACCTAAAATAAAACTGAACTAAATTAAATGATAAATGAATAAAAAGAAAAAGCAAAACAAAAAAGTGACCTTTGAAAAAAGGGGAAAAAAGCCTTTTCAATGTTCTTTGATTTCAAAAAGACATTATCAATCATGTGAAAAATCAAAACAAATAGAAAAAAGCCGGCTATCGGAATCGAACCGATGACCATCGCATTACAAATGCGATGCTCTAACCTCTGAGCTAAGCGGGCTCAAAAATAGTAGAAATTGTATATGCATAGAAATTTAGTAAACTCTTGGGATCTTTTCTATTAATATAAACTATTCATTATTAGCTATTCATAATGAATATGATGAATATGGATTCATATGAATTGAATATTGAATATAGAAAAGTAGAATATCCAATAAATATTGGATAGTATAGAAGATAAGGATTCATATAGTGATATAGAATTTTGATCTATTTCTCAATTATATGCTTATCAATACTTAATATTTTAATATTAATTAGATAATAAGAAATAAGATTCTCTTTTTCATTTTTGAATGCATCAAATGACATTTTTTTCTTTTTTTTACTAATTCAATTCTATTACTTTTTATATTATCACTAATATTTTATTAACTAATTTAATTTACTGTTATATCATCTATATAAAAATTCGAAATAGAATCTAACGAAATAGAATAAATAGAATCGAACTAAATCGAAATACTAAATAGAATATAGAATAATCGGATTAGAATCTTATTCTACATTCTAGAAAATAGAAATTCGAATCGTTAGAATAGTCATTTTGAATTTAACTACTTTTAACTACTAATTCAAATTAAAATAGAATATAATATGTATTTCGAACTAATATTAATAGTTATTAGTTATACTAATATTAATAGTTATTAGTTATATATAATAAATAATATTTCTCTAAATTAATTAATATTTTTATATAGTTTATAGAATTCTAAATAATTCGAATTATGTTCTATTTTTAAATTAATGAAATCATTTCTTATAGAAAGAAATGATTCGTTATAGCTATTATAAATGATTAATGTGTATTAAATATACAATACAATTTAATCAATATCCAATTTCGATTTTCTTTTTTTTTGAGTTATCTTATAGAAGGTCGACTCTACTCTAAGGAAAGGATAAGATAAGAAGAAAAAGAAAAGATGCAATAAAGAGAAATGCATTCCAAACCATAATGAATGAGACATTCCTCTGTTGTCATTCAGAAAAAAAAAGAATCGACCCTTCGAGTATTCCAAATTGCACGAGAAAAATGAGAGTAAAAGAGGCATAGATATGTTATATGATATAGATCATATCCATCTATATTGAATTGCGGATACAGAAATAATAGAATTATTTCTGATTGGATCAAATGGAGGTCTCTGATAGAGATTAAAGAAGATAGGGAAGAAATTTAAAGAACAAGAAACGCTTTTTTCTCTAGTTTATATAGAAAAAGAAAAAATCGGTATCTAATTCGAATAAATGCAGGATTTCAGCATAAAAAAAAGGGGGATATGGCGAAATTGGTAGACGCTACGGACTTAATTGGATTGAGCCTTGGTATGGAAACCTACTAAGTGACAACTTTCAAATTCAGAGAAACCCTGGAATTAAAGATGGGCAATCCTGAGCCAAATCCTGTTTTACGAAAACCAACAAAACAATAAGGGTTCATAAAGCGAGAATAAAAAAAGGATAGGATAGGTGCAGAGACTCAATGGGAGCTGTTCTAACAAATGGAGTTGACCACGTTGCGTTGGTAAAGGAATCTTTTTCTCGAAACTCGAGAAAGGGAAAGGATAAACCTATGTATATACGTATACGTACTGAATACTATCTCAAATGATTAATGACGACGCGAATTTTTTATATGAAAAAGGAAAGAATTGTTGTGAATCAATTCTAAGTTGAAGAAAGAATCGAATATTCATTGATTAAATCATTTACTCCGTGGTCTGATAAATCTTTTGAAGAACTGATTAATCGGACGAGAATAAAGATAGAGTCCCATTCTACATGTCAATACCGACAACAATGAAATTTAGAGTAAGAGGAAAATCCGTCGACTTTAAAAATCGTGAGGGTTCAAGTCCCTCTATCCCCAAAAAAGGACCATTTGACTCCTTAACTTAACGATTTATCCTATTCTGTTTTTTTTTGAAAATAAAAAAAATTCTGGAGTCTGGATAAGACTTTTTCTACCCCTTTCGTCTTTTTAATTGACATAGAACCAAGTCATCTAGTAAAATGAGGATGATGTGTAAGGAATGGTCGGGATAGCTCAGCTGGTAGAGCAGAGGACTGAAAATCCTCGTGTCACCAGTTCAAATCTGGTTCCTGGCACATGATTAATTTGTATGAGTATCTATTCCATAAATTAATTGATATCTACAACTTAATTGATATGGATCGACATACATATTCATTAATAGTATAGATCATGATACATCCTTATCCATCTAGGTATCTGGAACTATATTCCTTTATTTTATAGCTGAGGAAAATTTCTAGAAAGAGTATAAAAAGTATCTATACGTAAAATATCGAAATTAGATTATCTTTTCTCTTCTTTTTGATTTCTTTTGTTCATTTCATACTGTGTCTCCTCTCGTTCAAAATCAAAATATGAATACTTCATACATATATGAAAGGTTCAATTAGTTGCTTGAAAAAACCAAGCAAAGGTCCAGTCTAGTCTCAAGGAGTTAATGGATGGGAATAGCGAAGATGGATCTGAGATAGAGTACAAATAGAATTCGATCCCTTTCATTTCTTGTTATTTTCTTTTTTCATATTCTATTTATTAATTTTCATATTCTATTTATTAATTCTCTCCTACGCGCTCTTCTAGAGCGCGTGTAACTTATGTGCGCGGTACAAAGTTCATAATGTGGAACTCTTTTAATTCATCCTATTGGCTCAGCTCATTCAAAATAAAAAGAAAGAAGTATACTCCAAATTTGAGAATTTCA from Eucalyptus grandis chloroplast, complete genome harbors:
- the psaA gene encoding photosystem I P700 apoprotein A1 — its product is MIIRSPEPEVKILVDRDPIKTSFEEWAKPGHFSRTIAKGPDTTTWIWNLHADAHDFDSHTNDLEEISRKVFSAHFGQLSIIFLWLSGMYFHGARFSNYEAWLSDPTHIGPSAQVVWPIVGQEILNGDVGGGFRGIQITSGFFQIWRASGITSELQLYCTAIGALVFAALMLFAGWFHYHKAAPKLAWFQDVESMLNHHLAGLLGLGSLSWAGHQVHVSLPINQFLNAGVDPKEIPLPHEFILNRDLLAQLYPSFAEGATPFFTLNWSKYAEFLTFRGGLDPVTGGLWLTDIAHHHLAIAILFLIAGHMYRTNWGIGHGIKDILEAHKGPFTGQGHKGLYEILTTSWHAQLSLNLAMLGSLTIIVAHHMYSMPPYPYLATDYGTQLSLFTHHMWIGGFLIVGAAAHAAIFMVRDYDPTTRYNDLLDRVLRHRDAIISHLNWVCIFLGFHSFGLYIHNDTMSALGRPQDMFSDTAIQLQPVFAQWIQNTHALAPAATAPGATASTSLTWGGGDLVAVGGKVALLPIPLGTADFLVHHIHAFTIHVTVLILLKGVLFARSSRLIPDKANLGFRFPCDGPGRGGTCQVSAWDHVFLGLFWMYNAISVVIFHFSWKMQSDVWGSISDQGVVTHITGGNFAQSSITINGWLRDFLWAQASQVIQSYGSSLSAYGLFFLGAHFVWAFSLMFLFSGRGYWQELIESIVWAHNKLKVAPATQPRALSIVQGRAVGVTHYLLGGIATTWAFFLARIIAVG
- the ycf3 gene encoding hypothetical chloroplast RF34, with product MPRSRINGNFIDKTFSIVANILLRIIPTTSGEKEAFTYYRDGMSAQSEGNYAEALQNYYEAMRLEIDPYDRSYILYNIGLIHTSNGEHTKALEYYFRALERNPFLPQAFNNMAVICHYRGEQAIRQGDSEIAEAWFDQAAEYWKQAIALTPGNYIEAQNWLKITRRFE
- the rps4 gene encoding ribosomal protein S4: MSRYRGPRFKKIRRLGALPGLTSKRPRAGSDLRNQSRSGKKSQYRIRLEEKQKLRFHYGLTERQLLKYVRIAGKAKGSTGQVLLQLLEMRLDNILFRLGMASTIPQARQLVNHRHILVNGCIVDIPSYRCKPRDIITARDDQKSRAMIQNYFDSSPHEEVPKHLTLHPFQYKGLVNQIIDSKWIGLKINELLVVEYYSRQT